The Naumovozyma dairenensis CBS 421 chromosome 3, complete genome genome has a window encoding:
- the NDAI0C02790 gene encoding Hsp20/alpha crystallin family protein yields MSYYPFHNFSEDFDEGFGIVDSTMSRARRPQTNRNSNIQGGLIRPGNNDSMVVPRYGPSDLDNWFDTDIPLVPMGFGSTRNLTVPIDILDHDNNYEIKVNIPGVRQKKNISLEYNKNKNQFSISGEIPPIITEERSGNVRVQERASGKFRRSVTLPEYPKINVEQAKADYTSGILTLEVPKVKPSDADKEQVRRIEIVSDQDWEK; encoded by the coding sequence ATGTCTTATTATCCATTTCACAACTTTTCTgaagattttgatgaaGGGTTCGGAATAGTGGATAGCACAATGAGTAGAGCTCGTAGACCCCAAACGAACAGGAATAGTAATATCCAAGGGGGATTGATAAGGCCTGGAAACAATGATTCCATGGTAGTTCCTCGTTACGGCCCTTCGGATTTAGATAATTGGTTTGATACTGACATCCCTTTAGTTCCTATGGGTTTCGGTAGCACCCGAAACTTAACTGTTCCTATTGACATTTTAGACcatgataataattatgAAATTAAAGTCAATATTCCGGGGGTTAggcaaaagaaaaacattaGCTTGGAATATAATAAGAACAAAAACCAGTTCTCAATCAGTGGAGAAATCCCACCAATTATCACAGAAGAAAGAAGTGGGAATGTTAGAGTCCAAGAACGTGCATCTGGTAAGTTCAGGCGTTCTGTCACTTTGCCTGAATATCCTAAAATAAATGTAGAACAGGCTAAAGCAGATTACACAAGTGGTATCTTAACTTTAGAGGTTCCTAAGGTTAAACCAAGCGATGCCGATAAGGAACAAGTTCGTAGAATCGAAATTGTCTCAGATCAAGATTGGgagaaataa